One window of the Larus michahellis chromosome 24, bLarMic1.1, whole genome shotgun sequence genome contains the following:
- the MSTO1 gene encoding protein misato homolog 1 isoform X5 has translation MEREVPVPRFKEVPSGGSVRLWSDYLNVRLHPKSVYVIRQYMHDGYGLEVRFRICSPGQDLSFAFKEELRRDKISFPPLPSFFLRDCGCLEAFGQGESLLQDPGCVEELEDRLHFYVEECDYLQGFQVLCDLHNGFSGVGAKVTELLCDEYSGKGILTWGLTPVSSNAGDSRKNIYRLMNTALGIARLSSHSSLFCPMSLRGSLGIKPQPPVAFPYVDCDASLDYHSSAVLAAALDTLTAPYRLCSSQGSMMHLAETLTFSGRKVVAAWASLPFPARPGCSLPDALCAHPQAVPWKLLSPCRERKVSGCFAQSVVLRGVGKESHISSCAGKPPASPLHACESTEEALQRYLHTLFPGAFSTSHVLEQPCHTQPPYPQFFSPLLTRQGFLLDKPPRYPSAAVDSIPVLAALQAAPVVRMLLRGLYKDVQKLNARRWASFFSAGVEQDDFQEALEELQTLAQAYETGFEADESEDEADSD, from the exons ATGGAAAGGGAAGTTCCAGTTCCGCGGTTCAAG GAGGTTCCCTCGGGCGGCAGCGTGCGGCTCTGGTCCGATTACCTCAACGTGCGCTTGCATCCCAAGAGCGTCTACGTCATCCGTCAGTACATGCACGATGGGTATGGCCTGGAGGTTCGGTTCAGAATCTGTTCTCCAGGACAGGATCTTAGCTTTGCCTTCAAGGAAGAATTACGAAGGGATAAAATAagcttccccccccttccctctttttttcttaggGACTGTGGTTGTCTAGAAGCCTTTGGACAAGGTGAAAGTCTCCTGCAGGATCCTGGCTGCGTAGAGGAGCTGGAAGATCGGTTGCACTTTTATGTTGAAGAGTGTGATTATCTGCAG GGGTTTCAAGTCCTCTGCGACCTGCACAATGGGTTCTCAGGAGTTGGTGCCAAGGTGACGGAACTGCTCTGTGATGAGTATTCAGGAAAAGGAATCCTGACCTGGGGCTTGACCCCGGTCTCGAGTAACGCGGGA GATTCTCGGAAGAACATTTACAGGCTGATGAACACAGCCCTGGGAATCGCCCGTCTCTCCAGCCACAGCTCGCTCTTTTGCCCCATGTCGCTCAGGGGCAGTCTGGGAATCAAGCCCCAGCCCCCTGTTGCGTTTCCCTACGTGGACTGTGAT GCATCACTCGACTATCACAGCAGCGCAGTTTTGGCGGCGGCGCTGGATACCCTCACTGCTCCTTACCGGCTCTGCTCCTCCCAGGGCTCCATGATGCACCTGGCCGAAACTCTCACCTTCTCCGGGAGAAAG GTTGTGGCTGCCTGGGcgtctcttcccttccctgcccgaCCTGGCTGCTCGCTCCCTGATGCTTTGTGTGCCCACCCGCAGGCCGTGCCCTGGAAGCTTCTGTCTCCCTGCAGGGAGCGGAAGGTCAGCGGCTGCTTCGCTCAGTCTGTTGTGCTGCGGGGAGTTGGCAAAGAAAGTCACATCAG CAGCTGCGCAGGAAAGCCGCCCGCTTCGCCCCTCCACGCCTGCGAGAGCACGGAGGAGGCTCTGCAGCGATACTTGCACACACTGTTCCCTGGGGCATTCAG CACATCCCACGTGCTTGAGCAGCCATGCCATACCCAACCTCCGTACCCCcagtttttttctcctcttctgaccAGACAAGGCTTCCTTCTGGACAAACCTCCCCGTTATCCCTCAGCAG CTGTTGACAGCATCCCGGTGCTGGCGGCCCTGCAGGCAGCGCCCGTTGTGCGCATGCTCCTCCGGGGCTTGTACAAGGACGTGCAGAAGCTGAACGCGCGGCGCTGGGCCAGCTTCTTCTCTGCCGGAGTGGAACAGGACGACTTCCAGGAGGCCTTAGAGGAGCTACAGACTCTGGCCCAGGCCTACGAAACGGGGTTTGAAGCAGATGAATCTGAAGATGAAGCAGATTCAGACTAA